A genomic region of Metopolophium dirhodum isolate CAU chromosome 1, ASM1992520v1, whole genome shotgun sequence contains the following coding sequences:
- the LOC132935816 gene encoding UDP-N-acetylglucosamine--peptide N-acetylglucosaminyltransferase-like, with product MNSSSLNVFCPKYSDSEAPISVITEILTEIDSLKFKNISDEFGKLGFTKVKDLARATLGKASSIKLSGDTLTHLYGAMKIYSEGLDKLLNFAKSEHQNGNYIETQNLCKVLLTHKPTDLNIILLNASSFFKCKNYEKCIECLENAKKINPNCSEVISNLALVYIERSENDLAKEYLFKLCTIDPDSVDAWIAYANFLLKTNDLVLADFAYSRILSLQPESYKVRNEYGKLLLKLNKIKEAKNQFKIANIHAKESCTETLNNLADVYYKSGKFGKSILKYKQLLEINPDQKNAYFQLGMAYIKVTEYQNASNAFKKAIALEPENVFFLSQLAVTYRLLDNMRLSVKTYKKCLNLKPHDFNLNLDLALVYLINIKNYHEAIIYLQKCIQLNPDRIDLYEKLFIAYKTTKDHLNASDACMSMGDLYLEKDDYENARNSFCCAVLMNPMNAFGHWRMGLTLYKLGHLDLALKKYKHAIAIRPDFPDAYCDMGAIYDEYGHLEQAKAYYEIAIKLSPNNHINAQLNLDVILMKEMDLNNAMADNEKQ from the exons atGAATTCATCATCATtg AATGTATTTTGTCCAAAATATTCAGACTCTGAAGCACCGATATCAGTTATTACAGAGATCTTAACAGAAATTGACtctttaaa atttaaaaatatatccgATGAATTTGGCAAATTAGGGTTTACCAAAGTGAAGGATTTGGCTCGAGCGACCCTTGGAAAAGCCAGCTCGATTAAATTGTCTGGAGATACCTTAACGCACCTTTATGGAGCTATGAAG atatatagTGAAGGCCtag ataagcTTCTAAACTTTGCAAAATCAGAACATCAAAATGGAAATTACATTGAAACGCAAAATTTATGTAAAGTATTACTTACACATAAACCGacagacttaaatattatactgcttAATGCCAGttcatttttcaaatgcaaaaattatgaaaaatgtattgaatgtttagaaaacgcaaaaaaaataaatcccaATTGTTCTGAAGTTATAAGTAACTTGGCATTAGTTTATATAGAAAGATCAGAAAATGATTTAGCAAAagaatacttatttaaattatgtacaatagACCCTGATTCTGTGGATGCATGGATAGCTTATGCCAATTTTTTACTTAAGACAAATGACTTAGTCCTTGCTGATTTCGCTTATTCCCGCATTTTAAGTCTACAGCCCGAATCATATAAAGTACGCAATGAGTACGGGaaactactattaaaattaaacaaaataaaagaggctaaaaatcaatttaaaattgccAACATCCATGCAAAAGAATCATGTACAGAAACTTTGAACAATTTAgcagatgtatattataagagCGGTAAATttggaaaatcgattttgaaatataaacaacTCTTAGAAATAAACCCTGATCAGAAGAATGCTTATTTTCAGTTGGGAATGGCGTATATAAAAGTTACTGAGTACCAAAATGCAtctaatgcatttaaaaaagcAATAGCACTAGAaccagaaaatgtattttttttaagtcagTTAGCAGTTACATACCGTCTTCTAGATAATATGAGATTGTCTGTCAAAACATACAAAAAGTGTTTAAACCTCAAGCCTCATGACTTTAATTTAAACTTGGATCTTGCTTTAGTGTATTtgattaacattaaaaattatcatgaaGCTATAATATACCTTCAAAAATGTATCCAGTTAAATCCGGACAGAATTGACCTGTACGAAAAgctttttattgcatacaagaCAACTAAAGATCATTTAAATGCGTCCGATGCTTGCATGTCTATGGGAGATTTGTATCTGGAGAAGGATGATTATGAAAATGCAAGAAACTCATTCTGTTGTGCAGTACTTATGAACCCGATGAATGCATTTGGTCATTGGAGAATGGGCCTAACCTTGTATAAACTGGGACATTTGGATTTGGctcttaaaaa ATACAAACATGCAATAGCAATAAGGCCAGACTTTCCCGATGCTTATTGCGATATGGGGGCTATATATGATGAGTACGGTCATCTCGAGCAAGCCAAAGCATATTACGAAATAGCAATCAAGTTAAGTCCAAACAACCATATCAATGCTCAGTTGAACTTGGACGTTATTTTAATGAAAGAAATGGATCTTAATAATGCTATGGCAGACAATGAAAAGCAATAG